The Streptomyces sp. NBC_01439 genome contains the following window.
AACAGCAACCCGATGTGGCGCCCCTGCCCGTGCAGCGGCAACGACCCCGTCTCGCACACCACCTCGCGCAGACCCGCCCGGGCACAGCCCTCCGCCAGCTCCTGCCGGTCCGCGAGCTCCGCCGACAACCGCACCCGCACCGTCGCGTTCGGCAGCGCGGCGGGCCCGTCGTTCTCCGGGACCATCCAGATCCTCAGCCGCGCCCCCGACAGGGCCACCCGGCCGTGATAGGCCACATCGGCTTCCGGCCCGTCCCACGCCGACACCGACGCCTGGGCCGACCCGGGGACACCCGCGCCGAGCGCCAGCAAACCCGCCACCACCACACTTCGTACGGCACCACGGCGCACCGACACCACCTCCTCGCGCGGAGGCTAACCACCGCCGCCCCCGACCGGTCGGACCATCACACGAACGAGGGCGTGCCCACCCCCAACTGCCGTGGTCACCTCCGGAGCGTCCGCACACACCGGGGCCGGGCCGGATCATGCACGCCCCGCGCGGCCCCTGAGCCGCGCCTATGCTGGCGGGTAATCGCCCGTACGAACGACCTACGAACGACCGAGGAGCCCGCACATGAGCACGGCCGCCACCCGAACCGCCGTAGTCACCGGCGCGAGCAGCGGCATCGGCGCGGCCACCGCCCGCCAGCTCGCCGCAGCCGGCTACCACGTCGTCCTCACCGCCCGCCGCAAGGACCGCATCGAGGCCCTCGCCGCCGAGCTCACCGAGGCCGGCCACCAGGCCACCGCGCACGCCCTCGACGTCACCGACCGCACCGCCGTCGACGCCTTCGCCGCCTCCCTCGACCGCTGTGACGTCCTCGTCAACAACGCCGGCGGCGCCATCGGAGCCGAGCCCGTCGCCACCGGCGACCCCGCCGACTGGCGCACGATGTACGAGGTCAACGTCATCGGCACGCTCCACGTCACCCAGGCCCTGCTCCCCGCCCTGACCGCCTCCGGCGACGGCACGGTCGTGGTCCTCTCCTCCACCGCCGGCCACTCCACGTACGAGGGCGGGGCCGGCTACGTCGCCGCCAAGAACGGCGCCCGCGTCCTCGCCGAGACCCTGCGCCTGGAGATCGTCGGACAGCCCGTACGCGTCATCGAGATCGCCCCGGGCATGGTCAAGACCGAGGAGTTCGCGAAGACCCGCTTCCGCGGCGACACGGAGAAGGCCGAGAAGGTCTACGCGGGCGTCGCGGAACCCCTGTCCGCCGACGACGTGGCCGACACCATCACCTGGGCCGTGACCCGCCCCAGCCACGTCAACATCGACCTCCTGGTGGTCCGCCCCCGCGCCCAGGCCTCGAACACCAAGGTCCACCGCGAGCTCTAGAGCACTCCCGCCGCCTTCAGGTGCGGCACGAGGGCCGCCGGCTTCAGCCCGGCGGCCCTCGCCGCGTCCAGGGCCCGCTGGAGGTCCGCCGCCAGCGTCGGCGTGAAGTGCAGCAGCACGATGTCCCCGGCCTGCAGCCGCGGCGCGGGCGGGGTCCCGCCCCAGGTGGTGAAATCGTGCGTCCAGGTGATCAACGCCTTCACCCCGCACGCCTTGGCCGCGAGCCGCACGTCGTCGTTCACCGCCCCGTAGGGCGGCCGCAGCAGCTTCGGCGTCCGCCCGAAGGTCGCCTGGAGCCGCTCCCCCGCCCCGCACACCTCGGCGTCCTTGCCGGCCGCGTCGAGCGTGGTGAGGTCCGGGTGGTTGACGGTGTGGTTCTCGACGGTGGCCCGCCCCTCCTCCGCGAGCCGGGTGAAGTACCCGGTGTCGTACGAGGTCGCCCCCGGCAGCAGGAACAACGAGGCGGGCACCCGCTTGTCGAGCAGGATCCGGGCCGCGGCCGGATCGTGGTTCCAGCCGTCGTCGATGGTGATGAAGACGACCTTCTCCCGGGTCGGCACGTGCGACACGACAGGCGGCAGCCCCACCTTCGCCTGGGCGGACCCGACGGCCCCGAGGACGAGCGACAACGACGCGAGCGCGGCGATTAGCACGCGGGATCTCCACATGCCGCACACCCTGGTCTAGACCAAGATGCGGGTCAACCCTCCCGCCACAAACGGAAGTTGACGCACCACATCCGAGTGCGTGCGGCGCAATGTGAAATTCCATCACACGTTCGAGTGGCCCTCGGGAAATCGGCCAGACCGGCCAGGAATCCGCACCTAAGTTCAGCCGCAACACGAACAGCCCCCGCCCGGGATGGCACTCCCGGCCGAGGGCCTCACCAACAAGGAAGAAAGGCTTCCTCATGGCTGAACAGGACCCTACCGCCGCCGCGCGCTTCATGGACCTCACCGACCCCCGCTACGCCTACATGTTCGGCTTCCTCCAGGCCGACGGACACTTGTCTCAGCAGAGCCGACAACGTGGGCGCCTCACCGTGGAGCTCAACGTCCGCGACATCGACCTGCTGCACGAGTTCCAGCGCCTCACTCCGTACAACAGCTCCGTCACCGAGCGCACGCGGGCCACGAACTTCGCCTCCGCATCACACACCGCCGTCTGGGCCTGCAGTGCCCTGGAAGCGCGCACCATCATCAACGAGCTGGGGATTCCGTACGGGCGCAAGTCCAAGACCATCGCACCGCCCCGCGTCGACTTCTCCCGCCGCGACTACATCCGCGGCGTGATCGACGCAGACGGTTCAGTCGGGTACACGGGGAAGGGCTTCCCCTTCGTCTCGCTCACGACCGCCAGCACGGCGATCGGTGCATACCTCTGCCACTACGCCAAGAAGATCACCGGAGCAGAGCGCACCATCAAGCGCAATGCACGAGATGGCGTCTACAACATCCTCTACACCAACGAAGCAGCCGTTGAGCTGGCCTCACATCTGTACTACGACGGCTGCCTCGCCCTGGAGCGCAAGAAGGCCGCAGCAGGCTCCCTGGGCGCGTGGACCCGACCTGCGGACATGCCCAGGATGACCCCACGCCGCCGCTGGGCTGTGGCAGAGGACCTCAAGCTGCTCGACATCGGTGACGCCGCTGCCGTGGCCGTCGAACTGGGCCGCAGCGAATCTGCCTGCAGGCAGCGCCTCACACGCCTCCGCACGGGCTGCGGCCCGTGGCCCGCGCGCTGACCCGCCTGACACGCTAAGGCCCGGAACCCCACAGGGTTCCGGGCCTTCCGCTGTTTCGGCAAACCGCCGGCTCAGCCCTTGACGCAGATCAGCGCCTTGAGCTTGGCCACGACCCGCACGAGGTCCGTCTGCTGGTCGATGACCGCCTCGATCGACTTGTACGCGCCCGGGATCTCGTCCACGACGCCCGAGTCCTTGCGGCACTCGACGCCCTTGGTCTGCTCCGCCAGGTCCCGCGCCGAGAACCGCTTCTTCGCCGCCGTCCGGCTCATCTTCCGGCCCGCGCCGTGCGAGGCCGAGTTGAAGGACTTCTCGTTGCCGAGCCCCTTCACGATGTACGAGCCCGTCCCCATGGAGCCCGGGATGATCCCGTAGTCACCGCTGCCGGCCCGGATCGCGCCCTTGCGCGTGACCAGCAGGTCCATGCCGTCGTACCGCTCCTCCGCCACGTAGTTGTGGTGGCAGCTGATCTCGCGGTCGAAGGAGACCTTCGCCTTCCGGAACTCCTTGCGGATGACCTCCTTGAAGAGGCTCATCATCGCGGCGCGGTTGTACTTCGCATACTCCTGCGCCCAGAAGAGGTCGTTTCGGTACGCCGCCATCTCGGGCGTGGCCGCGAGGAAGACCGCGAGGTCCCGGTCGACCAGGTTCTGGTTGTGCGCAAGGCCGCGGGCCACATTGATGTGAAAGTCCGCCAGCTCGTTCCCAATGTTCCGTGATCCGGAGTGCAGCATGAGCCAAACCGCCCCGGACGCATCAGTTGAAAGTTCAACGAAATGATTCCCGGACCCGAGCGTTCCGGTTTGCCGCATGGCCCGGTCCCGCCGGAACTTCACCGCATCCGTGATGGAGTCGAAGCGCTCCCAGAGCCCCTCGTACCCCTCCACCGAGAACCCGTACAGCCGCGCCGGGTCCACGGCCTCCTTGTGCATCCCCGTGCCCACCGGGATCGCCCGCTCGATCTTCGACCGCAGTCCCGACAGGTCCCCCGGCAGGTCGTTCGCCGTCAGGGACGTCTTCACCGCCGACATGCCGCAGCCGATGTCCACGCCCACCGCCGCCGGGCAGACCGCGTCCTTCATGGCGATCACCGAGCCGACGGTGGCCCCCTTGCCGTAGTGGACGTCCGGCATGACGGCCAGACCCTTGATCCAGGGGAGGGTGGCGACGTTGTGCAGCTGCTGCATCGCGCTGTCCTCGACCGACGCCGGGTCGGTCCACATCCGGATCGGGATCTTCGCCCCGGGTACCTCTACATACGACATAAGGAATCAATCCCCTGAAAATCACAGAAAAGTAAGAATGCGCAAAAGCCTCGCTCTTGATCCCAAATACGACAGGGGACCGGCGCCAGCACCAGCGTGTGCGATAGACATTGTGTCCAGCCGCGCCCAAGTCGCGGCAACGCATTTTCCTGACCGTCGGGGGGCCCGCCGGTCGAAGGGAGCCAGTGGACGTGCAGCGCAAGGCGGTACGGGGGCGAGTCCTGCCGGGCATCGCGATGCTCACCGCGCTCGCCGCCGGGGCGGCCGGTCTGACCGGGTGCACCAGCGGCAGCAGCGGCGGAAGCACCAGCGACTCGAAGGCCGGCGGCACCGCCGCCGCACCCGCCCAACCAGGCAAGTACCGCAGTCTGCCCTCGCCCTGCAAGGCCGGCGCCGACAGCAAGAAGCTCAAGGGCATGCTCCCGGCCGGGGACAGCCTCACCCCCGAGCAGCGCGACCAGATGTACGCCGGTGTCGCGGACGCCTCGTACGACGGCGACCGGCACGTCGGCTGCCGCTGGACCGGGCAGAGCCCCGAGGAGACGCGGCTGCTGTCGGTCGGCTTCGAGCGCGTGGTCTCGTACGACCGGACCACCACCAGCGACGACGACAAGGCCAAGCAGGTCTACGTCCGCCGGCTCACCGACGCGAAACTGCCCTTCCCCGGCCCGACCGCGAGCCCCACCCCGGCGGCCCCGACCCAGGGCGCGCCGACCCCCGGAGCGCCCGCCCCCGGAGCGCCCGCCCCCGGAGCGCCCGCCCCCGGAGCGCCCGCCTCCGGAGCGCCGGCGTCCCCCGCCGCGAGCCCGTCGGCGCCGGTCGAGCTCGGATCGCGCGTCTTGGAGGGCCCCGGCAACGACGCCTTCCTGGAGGACAAGCTCAGTCCGGCCGGGGCCAGCGCCGCGCAATCCCGCACCGTGCGCATTGTGTTCCGTACCTCGAACGTCATCGTCACCATCGAGTACAGCGTGCAGCCCGCGCTGCCCGGCACGGTCCCGCCGAGTACCGAAACCCAGGACAAGGCACGGCAGTTGGCGCAGGCCCTGGCCGAGCGTTTCAGCGAATGAGCGGTGTGCGCCGGGCTCCCGCGTGACGGCGCGCACAGCAGGCGGGTACCCGGTCGGGCTACCGTTGCCCGGGTCCCGCGTCCGAAGAACAACCGACAAACGTACTGAAGGAACCATGCACCGATCAGCCTCGCGCCTCACCCGCGTCCTCGCCTGCGCAGCCGTCCCGGTGATCCTCACCGTCGCCGGGTGTTCGTCCGACTCGGGCAAGGACACGAGCTCGAACGGCGACAAGAAGTCCGGTTCGTCCTCGTCCGCCAAGCCGAACCCGAAGTCCTCCAAGACCCTGGAGAAGGCGGCCTTCGCCACGCTCCCGGACCCGTGCAAGGCGCTCCAGACGCCGACGATAGACACGCTCGTCCCGGAGGCGAAGGACAAGAACGGGACGGCGCCCAAGTCGAACGACGTGGCCACCCGTACGAGCTGCTCCTGGAACGGTCTGGACGAGGACGGTCTGAAGGGCTCGCAGTACCGCTGGCTCTCGCTGTCCTTCTTCCGCTACGACTCGCAGGCCACCCTCGGCGATGCCAACAAGCGCGCCGAGGAGCAGTACAACAAGGAGTTGGAGGCCGCGAAGACCGCCGAGGGCGCGCAGGACCCGAAGGCGGAGGCGGTGGCCGAGATCGGTGACCAGGGGACGTCGGTCATCTACAAGGTGAAGAAGGACGGCAACGACCACTTCAACACGACGGTCGTGGCGCGCACCCAGAACGTGGTGGTCACCCTCGATTACAACGGTGCGGGGTTGGAGGGGGCGGCTGCGCCGGACCACGCGAAGCTGCTCCAGGACGCGATCACGGCCGCCAAGGAGGCCGTGACCTCGGTGGGCGCGGCGAACAAGGCGCCGGCGGAGCAGCCGCAGTCCCCGCAGCCCCAGTAGGAACGGGCGCGGGGCGGGGCCTCCTGGGGCACTGACATCCGGTCACCCGTACGCTGTGCGTGCCGCAGCTTGGTAAAGGCGCGGTAAGTACCCAGTACTGAGCATCGGCACGCTCCGCTCGGTACGTGCTCGACAAGGGGAGGGGATCGCGGGTGGCCGCGATGCAACTGACTCGTACGCACCGGATCCTCATAGGCGTGGTGGTCGCGGGAGCCGTGGTCATCGCGGGGATCGGGTTCGCGGGCTCGTACTCCGCGGTGCGTGCCCTCGCCCTGCAGAAGGGGTTCGGCAGCTTCTCGCTGGTGTTCCCGATAGGTATCGACGCGGGCATCTGTGTGCTGCTCGCGCTGGACCTGCTGCTGACGTGGCTCCGGATCCCCTTCCCCTTGCTGCGTCAGACGGCGTGGCTGCTGACGGCGGCGACGATCGCCTTCAACGGTGCGGCCTCGTGGCCGGATCCGCTCGGTGTCGGGATGCACGCGGTGATCCCGATGTTGTTCGTGGTGACGGTGGAGGCCGCCCGGCACGCCGTGGGCCGGATCGCGGACATCACTGCGGACCGGCACATGGAGGGTGTGCGCATCACGCGGTGGCTGCTGTCGCCGGTGCCGACGTTCAAGCTGTGGCGCCGGATGAAGCTGTGGGAGCTGCGCTCCTACGAGCAGGCGGTCGGTATGGAGCAGGACCGGTTGATCTACCAGGCCCGGCTGCAGGCGCGGTACGGGCGTTCGTGGCGGCGGAAGGCTCCGGTGGAGGCGCTGATGCCGCTGAAGCTGGCCAAGATCGGTGTGCCGCTCGCGGAGACGACTCCGGAGGCGCTGGCGGCGACGGGCATCGAGCCGGCGGTGCTGCCGCCGGTGGAGCAGCAGGCGCAGCAGGTCCAGCAAGCTCCGCAGGCTCCGGCGCTGGCGGCCGCGCCCGAGCTGGCGCAGCAGGGCCAGCAGGTCGCCCAGCAGGTGCAGGATCCGGCCGGCGCGCCCGGTGTTCCGGGTGTTCCGGGTGTTCCCGGTGTTGCCCAGCACGTCCCGCCGGCGTTCGCGGTGGACCCGACGGCGATGCCGGCGGCGCACAACAGCGCGTGGTTCGCCGCGCCGCTGGCGCCGCAGGCGGCGTACGAGGGCGGTTACAACCCCCAGTACGTGGAGGGCTTGGAGCCGACCCCGGTGCTGCCCCCGATGGGCCCGGACGAGGAGCAGTCCGTGTCCGCGCAGCAGGATCCTTCCATCCCGGCTCAGCGCCAGCAGGAGGTTCCGGCCGAGGGTCCCGAGACTCCTGACGAGGCCGAGTTCGCCGAGGCGGCGTACAAGGTGTTCTGTGCGCTGGTCGACGAGAAGCAGGACTACCCGTCGGCCGAGGCGCTCGACATACACCTGTCGGACGGTTACGGCGTGACGCACCCGCGCAGCGGTTCGCTGCTGCGCCGCATGATCCCGGCGTTCAAGCAGCGCCATCACAAGGACCGCGAGGCGGAGCACATCGCGTGACGTGACGGCCGTGGACGGCGGAAGGGCCCGCACCCCGAGGGGTGCGGGCCCTTTCGCGTGCCGGGTGGGTCGGCTCAGACGGCGAGCAGTTTGCGCACGCGGTCGGCGCCCACTGCCAGGAGCAGGGTGGGCAGTCGCGGTCCGGTCTCCCGGGTCACGAGGAGCCGGTAGAGCAGGGCGAAGAAGGTGCGCTGCGCGACCTTGAGTTCCGGCGTGGGCTTGGCGTCGGGTTCGAGGCCGGCCATGACCTTCGGGACGCCGTAGACGAGGGTGGTCAGCCCGTCGAGGGACCAGTGCGAGTCAAGGCCTTCCAGGAGGAGCCGGAGCGACTCGCGGCCCTCGTCGTCGAGGGACGACAGGAGCTCGGTGTCGGCGTCCTCGCGTACGAGGGTGCGCTGGTCGGCCGGGACCTGGGTGGTGATCCAGTTCTCGGCGCGGTCCAGGCGCGGCCGTACCTCGTCGAGGGAGGTGAGCGGCTGCGTCGGGTCGAGGTCGGTCAGGATGCGCAGGGTCTGCTCGTCGTGGCCGGCGGTGATGTCGGCGACGGAGGCGAGCGTCCGGTACGGGAGCGGGCGCGGGGTGCGCGGCAGCTCGGCGGCGGCGGTGCGCACGGCGCGGGTGTGCGCGGCGGCGTCGGCGGGCAGTACGGAGCCGTCGGCGACCTTGGCCTCCAGCTTGTCCCACTCGTCGTAGAGCCGCTGGATCTCCTGGTCGAAGGCGATCTTGAAGGACTGGTTGGGGCGGCGGCGGGCGTAGAGCCAGCGCAGCAGCTGCGGCTCCATGATCTTGAGCGCGTCGGCCGGGGTGGGGACCCCGCCCTTGCTGGAGGACATCTTGGCCATGCCGCTGATGCCGACGAACGCGTACATCGGTCCAATCGGCTGTTCGCCGCCGAAGATGTGCACGATCTGGCCGCCGACCTGGAAGGACGAGCCGGGTGAGGAGTGGTCGACGCCGGAGGGCTCGAAGATGACGCCCTCGTAGGCCCAGCGCATGGGCCAGTCGACCTTCCAGACCAGCTTGCCGCGGTTGAACTCGCTGAGCTTGACCGTCTCGGTGAACTCGTCTTCGGTGCAGACGTAGGTCATCTCGGTGGTCTCGTCGTCGTACGAGGTGACCTTGGTGAAGTCCTTGCCGCACTGGCCGCAGTAGGGCTTGTACGGGAAGTAGCCGCCCTCGCCGGTGCTGCCGTCGTCCTCGGCGGCGGCGCCGGAGCCCTCGGCGGCTTCCAGCTCGGCCTCGTCGACCTGCTTCTGCTGGGGCTTCTTGCCGCCCGGCTTCTGCTTGGTGCGGTACTGGTCGAGGACGGCGTCGATGTCGCCGCGGTGCTTCATCGCGAACAGCACCTGCTCGCGGTAGACGCCGCTGGTGTACTGCTCGGTCTGGCTGATCGGGTCGTACTCGACGCCCATTTCGGCCATGGCCTCGATGAAGGCGGCCTTGAAGTGCTCGGCCCAGTTCGGGTACGCGGATCCGGCCGGGGCGGGCACGGAGGTCAGGGGGCGCCCGATGTGCTGGGCCCACGACTCGTCGATGCCGGGCACGCCGGCGGGCACCTTGCGGTACCGGTCGTAGTCGTCCCACGAGATGAGGTGGCGGACCTCGATGCCCCGGCGGCGGATCTCGTCCGCGACCAGGTGCGGGGTCATGACCTCGCGGAGGTTGCCCAGGTGGATGGGGCCGGAGGGGGAGAGTCCGGACGCGACGACGACAGGTTTGCCGGGTGCTCGGCGCTCCGCCTCGGCGATGACCTCGTCCGCGAAACGGGAGACCCAGTCGGTCTCGGTGCTGCTCTGAGCCACGACACGTCCTTCTATCTCGAATGCTGGCTTCAGCCATTCTCCCAGACGGAAGGGGTCGCTCCGAGGTTGCTTTTTCACCGGGAAACGGTTTGCCCCCGCGTGGGATACTCGGCTCTTGTCGGAACAACCAAGTGCACTCACCGGCACGACCTCACAGGAACGGCAGCTCATGGCCTCGGTCCCTTCCCTCGCTTCTTCCGTCAATCAGCGCGTCGCGGACGCCCTTGCCTCCGCCCTGCCGGAGGCCGGTGGCGCGGACCCGCTGCTGCGACGAAGCGACCGGGCCGACTTCCAGGCCAACGGCATCCTGGCGCTCGCGAAGAAGGCGAAGGCCAATCCGCGCGAGCTGGCGGCGACCGTGGTCGGGGGCATCCAGACCGGTGACCTGATCCAGGAGATCGAGGTCTCCGGCCCCGGTTTCCTCAACATCACCATCACCGACCGGGCGATCATCGAGACGCTGGCCGCGCGGGCCGGCGACGACCGTCTGGGCGTCCCGTTCGCGGCGAACCCGGGCACCACGGTGATCGACTACGCGCAGCCGAACGTGGCGAAGGAGATGCACGTCGGGCACCTGCGGTCCGCCGTGATCGGTGCGGCGATGGTGGAGATCCTGGAGTTCACGGGCGAGAAGGTGGTCCGTCGCCACCACATCGGCGACTGGGGCACCCAGTTCGGCATGCTCATCCAGTACCTGCTGGAGCACCCGCACGAGCTGGACCACAAGGGCGGCGCGGACGCCGACGAGCAGGCCTCCGGCGAGGAGGCCATGTCCAACCTGAACCGGCTCTACAAGGCCTCGCGCGCGCTGTTCGACTCCGACGAGGAGTTCAAGACGCGGGCGCGGGCCCGGGTGGTGGACCTCCAGGCGGGTGAGCCGCAGACGCTGGAGCTGTGGCAGCGGTTCGTGGACGAGTCGAAGATCTACTTCTACTCCGTCTTCAACAAGCTGGACATGGACATCCAGGACCCGGACGTGGTCGGCGAGTCGGGCTACAACGACATGCTGGTCGAGACGTGCGAGCTGCTGGAGGATTCGGGCGTCGCGGTCCGTTCGAACGGCGCGCTCTGCGTCTTCTTCGACGACGTCAAGGGCCCGGACGGCAACCCGACCCCGCTGATCGTGCGGAAGTCGGACGGCGGTTTCGGCTACGCGGCGACCGACCTGTCGGCGATCCGCGACCGGGTGGGCAAGCTGGGCGCGACCGAGCTGATCTACGTGGTCGACGCGCGGCAGTCGCTGCACTTCAAGATGGTCTTCGAGACGGCGCGCCGGGCGGGTTGGCTGAACGACGGGGTCAAGGCCGTGCAGCTGGCCTTCGGCACGGTGCTCGGCAAGGACGGCAAGCCGTTCAAGACCCGTGAGGGCGAGACGGTCCGGCTGGTGGACCTGCTGGACGAGGCCGTAGAGCGGGCGACGGCCGTCGTGCGCGAGAAGGCCGAGAAGGTGGGCCTGACCGAGGCGGAGATCGTCGAGAACGGCCAGTTCGTCGGCATCGGCGCGGTGAAGTACGCCGACCTGTCGACCTCGGCCTCGCGCGACTACAAGTTCGACCTGGACCAGATGGTCTCGCTGAACGGCGACACCTCGGTGTACCTGCAGTACGCGTACGCGCGGATCAAGTCGATCCTGCGCAATGCGGGCGAGCGCAAGCCGGGCGCGCACCCGGAGCTGGAGCTGGCCTCGGCCGAGCGCGCGCTGGGCCTGCACCTGGACCAGTTCGGCGAGCTGATCGCCGAGGCGGCCGCGGACCACGCCCCGCACAAGGTGGCGGCGTACCTCTACCAGTTGTCGTCGCTGTTCACGACGTTCTACGCGGAGTGCCCGGTGCTCAAGGCCGACACCCCGGAGCAGGTGGAGAACCGGCTGTTCCTGTGCGAGCTGACGGCCCGCACGCTGACGAAGGGGATGTCCCTCCTCGGCATCCGGACCCCCGAGAAGCTCTGACATCGCTCGATCGGCACGACCGCACAACCGCACAACCGCACAACCCGCACCAAATGTGTACGGCCCCGGCAGCTACTGCTGGGGTCGTACGCATTTCGTGATCTCCGAGGCCTCCCACGATCCCGTCAACCCCACTAATCTGATCGTGTTCAAAACTTAATGGGGGGGGAATTTCGTGAAGAGCATCAAGCGAATGGCCGCCGTGGCCGCGGTGGCCGTGGCCGGCCCGACCATCCTGACCGCGACGCCCGCGATGGCCGCTGACCAGCCGGCCGTCATCGTCCCGGACGTGGCACCGAAGGACGACGCCGCCGACGCCGGTACGCCGGCCCCGGCCGTGCCGGACGTCAAGGCCCCGGCTCCGGTCGTACCCGCTCCGGCCGTCCCTGCTCCGGCCGTCCCGGACGCGCAGGCGCCCGCACCGAAGCCGGCGCCGGCGCCCGCCGCCGACAAGGCGGCGAAGGACGCCAAGAGCGACGAGGACACGCAGGGCGCCGAGTCCGACGGGATCCTCATGGGTCCCGAGGTCACGGTGGCGGGCATCCCGAAGAACGGTTTCAAGGCCGACGGCGGCTGGACCCCGCTGCAGGTGACGGTCGACAACGGCGGCCACGTCGCCGTGCCGAACTACACGCCCAGCATTTCCGTCGACGGGTACGGCGCCGAGTTCAAGCCCTCCCAGGTCAAGGTCGAGTGGAAGGCCGCAGGCGGCACCTGGCAGCCTGCCAAGCTGGCCCAGGGTGAGGCGCTCGGCTCCAGCCTGCAGTAC
Protein-coding sequences here:
- a CDS encoding DUF2637 domain-containing protein — its product is MQLTRTHRILIGVVVAGAVVIAGIGFAGSYSAVRALALQKGFGSFSLVFPIGIDAGICVLLALDLLLTWLRIPFPLLRQTAWLLTAATIAFNGAASWPDPLGVGMHAVIPMLFVVTVEAARHAVGRIADITADRHMEGVRITRWLLSPVPTFKLWRRMKLWELRSYEQAVGMEQDRLIYQARLQARYGRSWRRKAPVEALMPLKLAKIGVPLAETTPEALAATGIEPAVLPPVEQQAQQVQQAPQAPALAAAPELAQQGQQVAQQVQDPAGAPGVPGVPGVPGVAQHVPPAFAVDPTAMPAAHNSAWFAAPLAPQAAYEGGYNPQYVEGLEPTPVLPPMGPDEEQSVSAQQDPSIPAQRQQEVPAEGPETPDEAEFAEAAYKVFCALVDEKQDYPSAEALDIHLSDGYGVTHPRSGSLLRRMIPAFKQRHHKDREAEHIA
- a CDS encoding LAGLIDADG family homing endonuclease codes for the protein MAEQDPTAAARFMDLTDPRYAYMFGFLQADGHLSQQSRQRGRLTVELNVRDIDLLHEFQRLTPYNSSVTERTRATNFASASHTAVWACSALEARTIINELGIPYGRKSKTIAPPRVDFSRRDYIRGVIDADGSVGYTGKGFPFVSLTTASTAIGAYLCHYAKKITGAERTIKRNARDGVYNILYTNEAAVELASHLYYDGCLALERKKAAAGSLGAWTRPADMPRMTPRRRWAVAEDLKLLDIGDAAAVAVELGRSESACRQRLTRLRTGCGPWPAR
- a CDS encoding SDR family oxidoreductase, whose product is MSTAATRTAVVTGASSGIGAATARQLAAAGYHVVLTARRKDRIEALAAELTEAGHQATAHALDVTDRTAVDAFAASLDRCDVLVNNAGGAIGAEPVATGDPADWRTMYEVNVIGTLHVTQALLPALTASGDGTVVVLSSTAGHSTYEGGAGYVAAKNGARVLAETLRLEIVGQPVRVIEIAPGMVKTEEFAKTRFRGDTEKAEKVYAGVAEPLSADDVADTITWAVTRPSHVNIDLLVVRPRAQASNTKVHREL
- the lysS gene encoding lysine--tRNA ligase, which translates into the protein MAQSSTETDWVSRFADEVIAEAERRAPGKPVVVASGLSPSGPIHLGNLREVMTPHLVADEIRRRGIEVRHLISWDDYDRYRKVPAGVPGIDESWAQHIGRPLTSVPAPAGSAYPNWAEHFKAAFIEAMAEMGVEYDPISQTEQYTSGVYREQVLFAMKHRGDIDAVLDQYRTKQKPGGKKPQQKQVDEAELEAAEGSGAAAEDDGSTGEGGYFPYKPYCGQCGKDFTKVTSYDDETTEMTYVCTEDEFTETVKLSEFNRGKLVWKVDWPMRWAYEGVIFEPSGVDHSSPGSSFQVGGQIVHIFGGEQPIGPMYAFVGISGMAKMSSSKGGVPTPADALKIMEPQLLRWLYARRRPNQSFKIAFDQEIQRLYDEWDKLEAKVADGSVLPADAAAHTRAVRTAAAELPRTPRPLPYRTLASVADITAGHDEQTLRILTDLDPTQPLTSLDEVRPRLDRAENWITTQVPADQRTLVREDADTELLSSLDDEGRESLRLLLEGLDSHWSLDGLTTLVYGVPKVMAGLEPDAKPTPELKVAQRTFFALLYRLLVTRETGPRLPTLLLAVGADRVRKLLAV
- a CDS encoding polysaccharide deacetylase family protein encodes the protein MWRSRVLIAALASLSLVLGAVGSAQAKVGLPPVVSHVPTREKVVFITIDDGWNHDPAAARILLDKRVPASLFLLPGATSYDTGYFTRLAEEGRATVENHTVNHPDLTTLDAAGKDAEVCGAGERLQATFGRTPKLLRPPYGAVNDDVRLAAKACGVKALITWTHDFTTWGGTPPAPRLQAGDIVLLHFTPTLAADLQRALDAARAAGLKPAALVPHLKAAGVL
- a CDS encoding RtcB family protein — encoded protein: MSYVEVPGAKIPIRMWTDPASVEDSAMQQLHNVATLPWIKGLAVMPDVHYGKGATVGSVIAMKDAVCPAAVGVDIGCGMSAVKTSLTANDLPGDLSGLRSKIERAIPVGTGMHKEAVDPARLYGFSVEGYEGLWERFDSITDAVKFRRDRAMRQTGTLGSGNHFVELSTDASGAVWLMLHSGSRNIGNELADFHINVARGLAHNQNLVDRDLAVFLAATPEMAAYRNDLFWAQEYAKYNRAAMMSLFKEVIRKEFRKAKVSFDREISCHHNYVAEERYDGMDLLVTRKGAIRAGSGDYGIIPGSMGTGSYIVKGLGNEKSFNSASHGAGRKMSRTAAKKRFSARDLAEQTKGVECRKDSGVVDEIPGAYKSIEAVIDQQTDLVRVVAKLKALICVKG
- a CDS encoding DUF3558 family protein, with protein sequence MHRSASRLTRVLACAAVPVILTVAGCSSDSGKDTSSNGDKKSGSSSSAKPNPKSSKTLEKAAFATLPDPCKALQTPTIDTLVPEAKDKNGTAPKSNDVATRTSCSWNGLDEDGLKGSQYRWLSLSFFRYDSQATLGDANKRAEEQYNKELEAAKTAEGAQDPKAEAVAEIGDQGTSVIYKVKKDGNDHFNTTVVARTQNVVVTLDYNGAGLEGAAAPDHAKLLQDAITAAKEAVTSVGAANKAPAEQPQSPQPQ
- a CDS encoding DUF3558 domain-containing protein, producing MQRKAVRGRVLPGIAMLTALAAGAAGLTGCTSGSSGGSTSDSKAGGTAAAPAQPGKYRSLPSPCKAGADSKKLKGMLPAGDSLTPEQRDQMYAGVADASYDGDRHVGCRWTGQSPEETRLLSVGFERVVSYDRTTTSDDDKAKQVYVRRLTDAKLPFPGPTASPTPAAPTQGAPTPGAPAPGAPAPGAPAPGAPASGAPASPAASPSAPVELGSRVLEGPGNDAFLEDKLSPAGASAAQSRTVRIVFRTSNVIVTIEYSVQPALPGTVPPSTETQDKARQLAQALAERFSE